One window from the genome of Aquipuribacter sp. SD81 encodes:
- a CDS encoding DUF349 domain-containing protein → MSTEDTRPDQGPETEPVDGAGAAAAAEPTVEPQGAVGSHDEADATASGTEGADAADESAAAEPGTAEESAAADAAAAGPVADETGTDATPADETSVDAAASGGTASEEAASEPPATEPPATEPSATEPAVEQPAELEVAPETTPEPTATPPAEDPAEPAAGPSAQQAAEPTGEPTAEPTAEPTAPTAEPTAEQPAEPTAEQAPGAQEPAVEHHPSPAALAAHRHAPAGGGQPAPAVVAPVPPLAVGAADFGRVDENGTVHVRDGDTEREVGQYPDVPADEALAFYVRKYEDLAAQVLLLSQRLDNGTVPAKEARQSLGALSEAATEAKVVGDLPALRAEVERLGGLVEERARAEEAERAAARRTALAERERIVAEAEQIAATPAEQMHFKSAGERMAALLEEWKSAQRSGTRLDKRTEDPLWKRFAAARSAVDRLRRAHFAQVGEQRAATKSSKESIIARAEELQTSTDWRAASDEFRTLMDRWKAAGRLSRKDDDALWARFRKAQDVFFAARSEANAAQDEEYRANLAVKEQLLAEAEGLLPVKDLEQARRQLASIQDRWDEAGRVPRRDLERIEGRLRAVIEKVREADSARWGKGSSEVVSRGSGMVTQLEAQLAELEAKVRDAEARGDSRAASRAAQERDTKRAWLDQARSSLSDLSR, encoded by the coding sequence GTGAGCACCGAGGACACCCGCCCGGACCAGGGGCCGGAGACGGAGCCCGTCGACGGCGCCGGCGCAGCGGCGGCGGCGGAGCCCACCGTCGAGCCGCAGGGCGCCGTGGGGTCGCACGACGAGGCTGACGCGACCGCATCGGGCACCGAGGGCGCCGACGCCGCGGACGAGTCGGCCGCGGCCGAGCCCGGGACGGCGGAGGAGTCCGCCGCGGCGGACGCCGCGGCCGCCGGTCCGGTGGCCGACGAGACGGGCACCGACGCGACCCCTGCCGACGAGACCTCGGTCGACGCCGCCGCGAGCGGTGGGACGGCCTCCGAGGAGGCCGCCTCCGAGCCGCCCGCGACCGAGCCGCCCGCGACCGAGCCGTCCGCGACCGAGCCGGCCGTCGAGCAGCCGGCCGAGCTGGAGGTCGCTCCCGAGACCACGCCCGAGCCCACGGCCACGCCGCCCGCGGAGGACCCCGCTGAGCCGGCGGCCGGTCCGTCCGCCCAGCAGGCCGCCGAGCCCACCGGGGAGCCCACCGCGGAGCCCACCGCGGAGCCCACCGCGCCCACAGCCGAGCCCACCGCGGAGCAGCCCGCCGAGCCCACCGCGGAGCAGGCCCCCGGGGCGCAGGAGCCGGCGGTCGAGCACCACCCGAGCCCGGCGGCCCTCGCCGCCCACCGGCACGCGCCGGCCGGGGGCGGGCAGCCCGCCCCAGCCGTCGTCGCGCCCGTCCCGCCCCTCGCCGTCGGTGCGGCGGACTTCGGTCGCGTCGACGAGAACGGCACCGTCCACGTCCGCGACGGCGACACCGAGCGCGAGGTCGGCCAGTACCCGGACGTGCCCGCCGACGAGGCGCTCGCCTTCTACGTCCGCAAGTACGAGGACCTCGCGGCGCAGGTGCTCCTGCTGTCCCAGCGCCTGGACAACGGCACGGTGCCGGCGAAGGAGGCCCGCCAGTCGCTGGGTGCGCTCTCCGAGGCCGCGACCGAGGCGAAGGTCGTCGGTGACCTGCCGGCGCTGCGCGCGGAGGTCGAGCGGCTCGGCGGGCTCGTCGAGGAGCGCGCACGTGCCGAGGAGGCGGAGCGGGCGGCGGCGCGCCGGACCGCCCTCGCCGAGCGCGAGCGCATCGTCGCGGAGGCCGAGCAGATCGCGGCCACGCCCGCCGAGCAGATGCACTTCAAGAGCGCCGGCGAGCGCATGGCGGCGCTGCTGGAGGAGTGGAAGTCCGCGCAGCGCTCCGGGACGCGGCTCGACAAGCGGACCGAGGACCCGCTGTGGAAGCGCTTCGCGGCCGCCCGCTCCGCCGTCGACCGCCTGCGCCGGGCGCACTTCGCCCAGGTCGGGGAGCAGCGCGCGGCCACGAAGTCGAGCAAGGAGTCGATCATCGCCCGCGCGGAGGAGCTGCAGACCTCGACCGACTGGCGGGCCGCCAGCGACGAGTTCCGCACCCTCATGGACCGGTGGAAGGCCGCCGGCCGCCTGTCCCGCAAGGACGACGACGCGCTGTGGGCGCGCTTCCGCAAGGCGCAGGACGTGTTCTTCGCGGCCCGGTCGGAGGCCAACGCCGCGCAGGACGAGGAGTACAGGGCGAACCTCGCCGTCAAGGAGCAGCTGCTCGCCGAGGCCGAGGGGCTGCTGCCGGTCAAGGACCTCGAGCAGGCGCGCCGTCAGCTCGCGAGCATCCAGGACCGCTGGGACGAGGCGGGCCGGGTCCCTCGGCGCGACCTCGAGCGGATCGAGGGGCGGCTCCGCGCCGTCATCGAGAAGGTCCGCGAGGCGGACAGCGCGCGGTGGGGCAAGGGCAGCAGCGAGGTCGTCTCCCGCGGCTCCGGCATGGTCACCCAGCTCGAGGCCCAGCTGGCGGAGCTGGAGGCGAAGGTGCGCGACGCCGAGGCGCGCGGCGACAGCCGGGCGGCCTCCCGCGCCGCACAGGAGCGTGACACCAAGCGGGCGTGGCTGGACCAGGCACGCAGCTCCCTCAGCGACCTGTCCCGCTGA
- a CDS encoding RelA/SpoT family protein has product MSRWARRGLSRPQVSPILEPLLVTVRAADPKADTSLLERAYVVAERAHDGQMRKSGDPYITHPVAVATILAELGMPTSTLAAALLHDTVEDTDYSLDDLRADFGDEVAALVDGVTKLDKVTYGDAAQAETVRKMVVAMARDIRVLVIKLADRLHNARTWRFVSAGSAQRKARETLEIFAPLAHRLGMNTIKWELEDLSFATLYPKVYDEIVRLVAERAPAREEYLVKVREQIATDLRSAKIKATVTGRPKHYYSIYQKMIVRGRDFADIYDLVAARVLVENLRDCYAVLGALHARWTPVPGRFKDYIAMPKFNMYQSLHTTVIGPGGKPVEVQIRTFEMHRRAEYGVAAHWKYKDTGSGSRPGKGARANDPSDMAWLRQLLDWQAETGDPEEFLEGLRFEVAAQEVFVFTPRGDVMSLPAGSTPVDFAYAVHTEVGHRCMGARVNGRLVPLESTLQNGDVVEIFTSKAAGAGPSRDWASFVASPRARNKIRQWFSKERREEAIDAGRDAIARVMRKQNLPVQRMLSHETLVALAQEMRYLDVSALYAAVGEGHVSAQAVVQKLVASLGGAEGTEEDLAEVTTPSRRVARPRFSESGVVVRGAEDVWVKLARCCTPVPGDDIVGFVTKGQGVSVHRSDCGNVAALEREPERLLAVEWAPTSASVFLVQIQVEALDRSRLLSDVTRVLSDAHVNILSASVSTSDERVALSKFTFEMGDTQHLDHVLNAVRRVEGVFDVYRVTSGVQREVAGD; this is encoded by the coding sequence CTGTCCCGGTGGGCCCGGCGGGGGCTCTCACGGCCCCAGGTCAGCCCGATCCTCGAGCCGCTGCTCGTCACGGTGAGGGCGGCCGACCCCAAGGCCGACACGTCGCTGCTGGAGCGCGCGTACGTCGTCGCCGAGCGCGCGCACGACGGCCAGATGCGCAAGAGCGGCGACCCGTACATCACCCACCCGGTCGCCGTCGCGACCATCCTCGCCGAGCTGGGCATGCCCACGTCGACGCTCGCGGCGGCCCTGCTGCACGACACGGTCGAGGACACCGACTACTCCCTCGACGACCTGCGCGCCGACTTCGGTGACGAGGTCGCGGCCCTCGTCGACGGGGTGACGAAGCTCGACAAGGTCACGTACGGCGACGCCGCGCAGGCCGAGACCGTCCGGAAGATGGTCGTCGCGATGGCGCGCGACATCCGCGTGCTCGTCATCAAGCTCGCCGACCGCCTGCACAACGCCCGCACGTGGCGGTTCGTCTCGGCCGGCTCCGCGCAGCGCAAGGCCCGGGAGACCCTCGAGATCTTCGCGCCGCTCGCGCACCGCCTCGGCATGAACACGATCAAGTGGGAGCTCGAGGACCTGTCGTTCGCGACGCTCTACCCGAAGGTCTACGACGAGATCGTCCGTCTCGTGGCCGAGCGGGCGCCGGCGCGCGAGGAGTACCTCGTCAAGGTGCGCGAGCAGATCGCGACCGACCTGCGCTCGGCCAAGATCAAGGCGACCGTGACGGGCCGGCCGAAGCACTACTACTCGATCTACCAGAAGATGATCGTGCGCGGCCGCGACTTCGCCGACATCTACGACCTGGTCGCCGCACGTGTCCTCGTCGAGAACCTGCGCGACTGCTACGCCGTCCTCGGTGCGCTCCACGCGCGCTGGACCCCCGTGCCCGGGCGGTTCAAGGACTACATCGCGATGCCCAAGTTCAACATGTACCAGTCGCTGCACACGACCGTCATCGGTCCCGGCGGCAAGCCCGTCGAGGTGCAGATCCGCACCTTCGAGATGCACCGTCGCGCGGAGTACGGCGTCGCGGCGCACTGGAAGTACAAGGACACCGGCTCCGGCAGCCGCCCCGGCAAGGGCGCCCGGGCCAACGACCCGAGCGACATGGCGTGGCTGCGGCAGCTGCTGGACTGGCAGGCCGAGACCGGCGACCCCGAGGAGTTCCTCGAGGGGCTGCGCTTCGAGGTGGCGGCCCAGGAGGTGTTCGTCTTCACGCCGCGCGGTGACGTCATGTCGCTGCCGGCGGGCTCGACCCCGGTCGACTTCGCCTACGCCGTCCACACCGAGGTGGGGCACCGGTGCATGGGGGCGCGCGTCAACGGCCGGCTCGTGCCGCTGGAGAGCACGCTGCAGAACGGCGACGTCGTCGAGATCTTCACCTCGAAGGCGGCGGGCGCCGGACCGAGCCGCGACTGGGCGTCCTTCGTCGCCTCGCCCCGGGCACGGAACAAGATCCGGCAGTGGTTCTCCAAGGAGCGCCGCGAGGAGGCCATCGACGCGGGGCGCGACGCGATCGCGCGCGTGATGCGCAAGCAGAACCTGCCGGTGCAGCGGATGCTGTCGCACGAGACGCTCGTCGCGCTCGCGCAGGAGATGCGCTACCTCGACGTGTCCGCCCTGTACGCGGCCGTGGGGGAGGGGCACGTCAGCGCGCAGGCAGTCGTGCAGAAGCTCGTCGCCTCCCTCGGGGGTGCGGAGGGCACGGAGGAGGACCTCGCCGAGGTCACCACCCCGAGCCGGCGCGTCGCGCGGCCGCGCTTCAGCGAGTCCGGCGTCGTCGTCCGCGGCGCGGAGGACGTGTGGGTCAAGCTCGCACGCTGCTGCACGCCGGTTCCCGGCGACGACATCGTCGGCTTCGTCACCAAGGGCCAGGGTGTCTCGGTGCACCGCTCGGACTGCGGCAACGTCGCGGCGCTGGAGCGGGAGCCGGAGCGGCTGCTCGCCGTCGAGTGGGCTCCCACGTCGGCGAGCGTGTTCCTCGTGCAGATCCAGGTCGAGGCGCTGGACCGCAGCCGGCTGCTGTCGGACGTGACGCGCGTGCTGTCCGACGCGCACGTCAACATCCTGTCGGCCTCGGTCTCCACGTCCGACGAGCGGGTCGCGCTGTCGAAGTTCACCTTCGAGATGGGCGACACCCAGCACCTCGACCACGTGCTCAACGCCGTCCGCCGGGTCGAGGGCGTCTTCGACGTCTACCGCGTGACGAGCGGCGTGCAGCGCGAGGTCGCGGGCGACTGA
- a CDS encoding peptidylprolyl isomerase, translating to MSSKRERESERRRQEKFEQRIADKEQSRHGARRRNAVVAVLVAAVAVVGVVVATALSGTGGDEVAADPATAFAEDPTAGTAAPQDPATGGAEPAPTQDPASQDADNPCPPGPGPVQPVQVDEQPPPAEGPVTMTITTTCGDVVVELDGDAAPQAVGSTVGLARAGFYDGTPCHRLTTSGIFVLQCGDPTATGTGGPGYRYGPVENAPADDVYPAGTIAMARAGNDPQSMGSQFFIVYEDSVIPSDGAGGYTVMGQVVEGLDIVQQVAEGGLAPDGVAPARSIGIVSIDVEESA from the coding sequence GTGTCGTCGAAGCGCGAGCGGGAGTCTGAACGCCGCCGGCAGGAGAAGTTCGAGCAGCGCATCGCCGACAAGGAGCAGTCGCGGCACGGTGCGCGCCGCCGCAACGCCGTGGTGGCCGTGCTCGTCGCGGCGGTCGCCGTCGTGGGCGTCGTCGTCGCCACCGCGCTCTCCGGCACGGGCGGTGACGAGGTCGCCGCCGACCCCGCGACGGCCTTCGCCGAGGACCCGACCGCGGGGACGGCCGCGCCGCAGGACCCCGCCACGGGCGGGGCGGAGCCCGCGCCGACGCAGGACCCGGCGTCGCAGGACGCCGACAACCCGTGCCCCCCCGGCCCCGGGCCGGTGCAGCCGGTGCAGGTCGACGAGCAGCCCCCGCCCGCCGAGGGGCCGGTCACCATGACCATCACGACGACGTGCGGCGACGTCGTCGTCGAGCTCGACGGCGACGCCGCCCCGCAGGCGGTCGGCAGCACGGTCGGGCTCGCCCGCGCGGGCTTCTACGACGGCACGCCGTGCCACCGCCTCACCACCAGCGGCATCTTCGTGCTGCAGTGCGGCGACCCCACCGCGACGGGCACCGGCGGGCCGGGCTACCGGTACGGCCCGGTGGAGAACGCGCCCGCCGACGACGTGTACCCCGCCGGGACCATCGCGATGGCCCGCGCCGGCAACGACCCGCAGAGCATGGGCAGCCAGTTCTTCATCGTGTACGAGGACTCGGTCATCCCGTCCGACGGCGCGGGCGGGTACACCGTCATGGGACAGGTGGTCGAGGGGCTCGACATCGTCCAGCAGGTCGCAGAGGGTGGGCTCGCGCCCGACGGGGTCGCCCCGGCCCGCAGCATCGGCATCGTGAGCATCGACGTGGAGGAGTCAGCGTGA
- the secF gene encoding protein translocase subunit SecF — protein MKFDRWGNRLYTGEKAYPIVQRRRTWYVVAAVVLLVAVGSLLVRGLNLGIDFTGGSQFQIAEVEGEVDTIAAAEAVESVLGPTEVQASGIGDGGIRVRTGQLTTEETGQVAAALAEQFGVGEDEVTSDFVGATWGQEVSQRALQGLVIFLVLVGLVIAVYFRTWKMAVAALVALVHDIVITVGLYALIGLEVTPSTVIGFLTILGYSLYDTVVVFDKVRENTEDVFEQNDSTYAEEANRAVNQTLVRSINTSVVALLPVAAILFIGALLLGAGTLLDLSLALFIGIAVGTYSSVFLATPLLVHLREREKAVVDQARRVEERRAGREVSASGTAVGPLVTVGADDDYDDVRDIDRLSLRDRPLGQREQPRRAPRSRR, from the coding sequence GTGAAGTTCGACCGCTGGGGCAACCGCCTCTACACCGGCGAGAAGGCGTACCCGATCGTCCAGCGCCGCCGGACCTGGTACGTCGTCGCCGCCGTCGTCCTGCTCGTCGCCGTCGGCTCGCTGCTCGTGCGCGGGCTCAACCTCGGCATCGACTTCACGGGCGGCTCGCAGTTCCAGATCGCAGAGGTCGAGGGCGAGGTCGACACCATCGCCGCGGCCGAGGCCGTCGAGAGCGTGCTCGGCCCCACCGAGGTGCAGGCGTCCGGCATCGGCGACGGGGGCATCCGCGTCCGCACCGGGCAGCTGACCACGGAGGAGACCGGTCAGGTCGCCGCAGCCCTCGCCGAGCAGTTCGGTGTCGGCGAGGACGAGGTGACGAGCGACTTCGTCGGGGCGACGTGGGGCCAGGAGGTGTCCCAGCGCGCGCTGCAGGGCCTCGTGATCTTCCTCGTGCTCGTGGGGCTCGTCATCGCCGTGTACTTCCGCACGTGGAAGATGGCCGTCGCCGCGCTCGTCGCCCTCGTCCACGACATCGTCATCACGGTCGGGCTGTATGCCCTCATCGGGCTCGAGGTCACGCCGTCCACGGTGATCGGCTTCCTCACGATCCTCGGCTACTCGCTGTACGACACGGTCGTCGTCTTCGACAAGGTGCGCGAGAACACCGAGGACGTCTTCGAGCAGAACGACTCGACGTACGCCGAGGAGGCGAACCGGGCGGTCAACCAGACGCTGGTCCGCTCGATCAACACGAGCGTGGTCGCGCTGCTGCCGGTCGCGGCGATCCTCTTCATCGGCGCGCTGCTGCTCGGCGCCGGCACCCTGCTCGACCTCAGCCTCGCGCTGTTCATCGGCATCGCGGTCGGTACCTACTCCTCCGTCTTCCTCGCGACCCCGCTGCTCGTGCACCTGCGCGAGCGGGAGAAGGCCGTCGTCGACCAGGCCCGCCGGGTCGAGGAGCGTCGGGCCGGTCGAGAGGTGAGCGCGAGCGGCACGGCGGTCGGCCCGCTGGTCACGGTGGGCGCCGACGACGACTACGACGACGTCCGCGACATCGACCGGCTCTCGCTGCGCGACCGACCGCTCGGGCAGCGCGAGCAGCCGAGGCGCGCTCCGCGCAGCCGGCGCTGA
- the secD gene encoding protein translocase subunit SecD, which produces MTTTTRRSRPRRTLVLLSVITAILFGTVAGGYFLDDARWTPALALDLEGGTQVILTPEAEAGEGIPDESLDQAVEIIRQRVNGTGVTEAEVVRQGDNNIVVSIPGQADEETLDLVRASAELAFRPVLLSGTGFDPSLLDPSAAPSVPSDGSSAPAPQPSGAVGDVPSVTPGDGASGAATDTATGAATAEPQGRPLPRGDVLAGAVEPTGAATAEPVAEPVAEPTAAPAAEPTAVGTGEPQDAGTGGALPATEPTDASDPAYLTPEVLADFQALTCLDPATGSVTRVEQGAPDEPLVACSQDGFEKYVLGPVEVRGENVSDAQWGFQTGQTGQSTGQIAVNLEFDGQGTREFAEVSRRLFDLTGDRNRFGIVLDGLVISAPTMNGIISNGRAEISGNFTQDTAEVLANQLRFGALPLSFVVESTSTVSATLGDEQLRLGLIAGLIGLGLVVVYSLIQYRALGLVTVASLLVAGLLAYGMLLLLSWRQGYRLSLPGVAGLIVAIGITADSFIVFFERIRDEIRDGRSLEVAVERGWERARRTILASDTVSFLAAVVLYLLAVGGVRGFAFTLGLTTVIDLLVVFLFTKPLVTLLARTKFFGGGHRLSGFDAEHLGSVVARRAVRSGAARQSTTLAERKRAAARANEGAVL; this is translated from the coding sequence GTGACCACGACCACCCGTCGGTCGCGCCCAAGGCGCACCCTCGTCCTCCTGTCCGTCATCACCGCCATCCTCTTCGGCACCGTGGCCGGGGGGTATTTCCTCGACGACGCGCGCTGGACGCCGGCGCTCGCGCTCGACCTCGAGGGCGGCACCCAGGTGATCCTCACGCCCGAGGCGGAGGCCGGGGAGGGCATCCCCGACGAGTCCCTCGACCAGGCCGTCGAGATCATCCGCCAGCGCGTCAACGGCACGGGCGTGACCGAGGCGGAGGTGGTGCGCCAGGGCGACAACAACATCGTCGTCTCGATCCCCGGCCAGGCCGACGAAGAGACCCTCGACCTGGTCCGCGCCAGCGCCGAGCTGGCGTTCCGCCCGGTGCTGCTGTCCGGCACCGGCTTCGACCCCAGCCTGCTGGACCCCAGCGCCGCGCCCAGCGTGCCGAGCGACGGCAGCTCGGCGCCCGCGCCGCAGCCGAGCGGGGCGGTGGGCGACGTCCCGTCCGTCACGCCGGGCGACGGCGCGTCCGGCGCCGCGACCGACACCGCGACGGGAGCCGCCACGGCGGAGCCGCAGGGGCGCCCGCTGCCGCGCGGCGACGTCCTCGCGGGGGCCGTCGAGCCCACGGGCGCGGCGACCGCCGAGCCCGTCGCCGAGCCCGTCGCCGAGCCGACCGCCGCGCCCGCCGCAGAGCCGACCGCCGTCGGCACCGGCGAGCCGCAGGACGCCGGAACCGGCGGAGCCCTGCCCGCCACCGAGCCGACCGACGCCTCCGACCCGGCCTACCTCACCCCCGAGGTCCTCGCCGACTTCCAGGCGCTGACGTGCCTCGACCCCGCGACGGGCAGCGTGACGCGTGTCGAGCAGGGCGCTCCGGACGAGCCGCTCGTCGCGTGCAGCCAGGACGGCTTCGAGAAGTACGTGCTCGGGCCCGTCGAGGTGCGCGGTGAGAACGTCTCGGACGCCCAGTGGGGCTTCCAGACGGGCCAGACCGGGCAGTCGACCGGCCAGATCGCCGTCAACCTCGAGTTCGACGGCCAGGGGACCCGCGAGTTCGCCGAGGTCTCCCGACGGCTCTTCGACCTGACCGGCGACCGCAACCGATTCGGGATCGTGCTCGACGGGCTCGTCATCTCCGCGCCGACCATGAACGGGATCATCTCCAACGGCCGCGCGGAGATCTCCGGCAACTTCACCCAGGACACCGCGGAGGTCCTCGCCAACCAGCTGCGCTTCGGCGCCCTGCCGCTGTCGTTCGTCGTGGAGTCGACGAGCACCGTGTCCGCCACCCTCGGCGACGAGCAGCTGAGGCTCGGCCTGATCGCCGGCCTGATCGGCCTCGGGCTCGTCGTCGTCTACTCGCTCATCCAGTATCGCGCCCTCGGCCTGGTGACGGTCGCGTCGCTGCTGGTCGCGGGGCTGCTGGCCTACGGGATGCTGCTGCTGCTGTCGTGGCGGCAGGGGTACCGGCTGAGCCTGCCCGGCGTCGCGGGCCTCATCGTCGCCATCGGCATCACCGCGGACTCGTTCATCGTGTTCTTCGAGCGCATCCGCGACGAGATCCGGGACGGCCGCAGCCTCGAGGTCGCGGTGGAGCGCGGCTGGGAGCGTGCCCGGCGCACGATCCTCGCCTCCGACACGGTGTCGTTCCTCGCCGCCGTCGTGCTCTACCTGCTCGCGGTCGGCGGCGTCCGGGGCTTCGCCTTCACCCTGGGCCTCACGACGGTCATCGACCTGCTCGTCGTCTTCCTCTTCACCAAGCCGCTCGTCACGCTGCTGGCCCGCACGAAGTTCTTCGGCGGCGGCCACCGGCTGTCCGGCTTCGACGCCGAGCACCTGGGCTCCGTCGTCGCCCGGCGCGCCGTCCGCAGCGGCGCGGCTCGTCAGTCCACCACCCTCGCCGAGCGCAAGCGCGCGGCCGCGCGAGCCAACGAAGGGGCAGTCCTGTGA
- the yajC gene encoding preprotein translocase subunit YajC: MDPALILLAGLALILILQFSRVSRQRREVRATQDSLAVGREVLTAAGMIGTVAAVTEDTVTLVGEDGQRTRWVKGSVVRVLPVPDAAGDDATPDAPGAGPEDPATGPDRPTTT, encoded by the coding sequence GTGGATCCCGCCCTGATCCTGCTCGCCGGGCTGGCGCTCATCCTCATCCTGCAGTTCAGCCGCGTGAGCCGCCAGCGCAGGGAGGTCCGCGCCACGCAGGACTCCCTCGCGGTCGGCCGCGAGGTCCTGACGGCTGCGGGCATGATCGGCACCGTCGCCGCCGTGACCGAGGACACCGTCACGCTCGTGGGGGAGGACGGCCAGCGCACCCGCTGGGTCAAGGGCTCCGTGGTTCGGGTCCTGCCCGTGCCCGACGCCGCCGGCGACGACGCCACCCCCGACGCCCCCGGTGCCGGACCGGAGGACCCCGCCACCGGACCCGACCGCCCCACGACCACCTGA